The DNA window GATTTTATTTCGGTCAGCTTTGGCTATACCGCACCGCTGTGGCGGTTTTGGCAAGCCTGCGGCTTTGAACTGGTGCGAATTGGCAGCCAGCGGGAAGCCAGTAGCGGCTGCTATACCGCGATGGCGATACTGCCGCTTAGTGAGCAGGGCGTGCAACTGTGCCAGGCTGCGCACAAACAGTTGGTGCGCAACTGGCGCTGGCTGCGCCAGCGGATCGAGGTGGATCTGGAACTGCCCGGCGATGACGGCGATCCGGCGCTGGCCGAAGAGGATTGGCGCGAACTGGCGGGCTTTGCCTTTGCCCATCGGCCGCTGGAGGCCAGCCTGGGGGCGCTGCAGCGCCTGCTGCTGATTGGCGAACACACGATGCCGGCGTTATACGCCCATCTGCAGCAACAGTTGCCGGTGACGCAATGCGTCGCCCGGTTTGGGTTAAGCGGCCATAAGGCGTTGCTGCGCCGCTGGCGGCAAGAGGTGGCGCAGGCGCTGCGGCAACTGAACCCGGAACACTGTCAGTATTGGCAGCGCTGGAGCCAGTCGTTGCAATAAATGGAAAGACTTGTTCAATAAAACCCGATTTTCCTGCGATCGCTGCGGCGTATAGTGGTTTACAGCCGCCGGGCCAGGGCGCCCGGCTAACCTTTTGGCGTAGCGCGGCCGTTGAGCGCAGCCGGATCTAAGGAGCCACTGATGAAACATGAATACGTCGTAGTCCAAAACCCAACGGTACCGGCCGAACAGCTGTTTCTGCTGTATCACGGCGTGGGTGACAACCCTGCGTCGATGGCGGAGATCGGCCGTTATTTCGCCGAAGCCTTCCCGCGCGCGCAGGTGGTCAGCATCGGCAGCCCGGCTGCCGGGCAGGACAGCGGCCGCCAGTGGTTCTCGCCGCAGGATATCACCGAAGAAAACCGCATTGAGCGCGTGGCGCAGGCGATGCCGGCGTTTATCGGCAGCGTTCGCGACTGGCAGCAGCGCAGCGGCGTGGGCTATGCGGCGACGGCGCTGGTGGGGTTCTCGCAGGGGGCGATCATGGTGCTGGAAGCGCTGAAGGCCGAAGCCAAACTGGCCGGGCGCGCGGTGGCCTTCGGCGGGCGCTTTGCCGCCCTGCCGGAACGGGGGCTGGGCGACAGCGTGGTGCACTTGATCCACGGCGCCGACGACGCGACGATTAGCACCGAACACGCCCAGGCGGCGGCACAGCGCCTGCGGACACACGGCTGCGACTTTACGCTGGATGTTGAAGCAGGCGTGGGGCATGCCATTAACCAGGGCATGATGGACAGCGCGCTGGAGCGCCTGCACTTTTATGTGCCGCAGCGCTACTGGGATGAAGCTCTGGCGGGTAAACGCGGCGAGCTGATCGCTTTCCGCTGACGCCGCCGCGCGGCGTTACTGCGGCATAACGGTGACCTGCACCTCCAGCGTGTGCGCACCGCCGCCGAAGATAATGCCGTGCATCGGGCTGACGTCGCCGAAATCCCGCCCCCAGGCGACGGTAACGTGCTGTGTATCCGGCAGCAGGTTGTTGGTCGGATCGATATCCACCCAGCCGTAAGGCGGGCAAAACACGGAAACCCAGGCGTGGGAAGCATCCGCGCCGATCATGCGCGCTTGCCCTGGCGGCGGCTGGGTCAGAATGTAGCCGCTGACGTAGCGCGCCGCCAGCCCAATCGAACGCAGGCAGGCGATCTGCAAATGGGCGAAATCCTGGCAGACCCCTTTCTTTTCCTGCAGCACGGTTTCCACCGGCGTGGCGATCGTGGTGGCGGTGGGATCAAAGCTAAAGTCGGTAAAAATGTGCTCGGTAAATTCCAACAGGGCCGCCAGCAACGGCCGGTTTGGCGTAAAGCTTGGCATGGCATAGCGGCTTAGCGCGTTATCGATCGGGATAAACGGCGAAGGGAACAGGAACTGAATCGGATCGAGCATCTCTGTGCCCCCGGCGGCGAGCTGTTGGCAAACCCGCTCCCAGGGCAGGCTCTCTTGCGGCGCATATTGCGCCGTGTGCGGCAGCACGCAGACTTCAGAATCCACCCGCACGTTGAGGCGAGTATGCGGCATATGCAGTGCGAACTGCGCCAGATGGTTGCCAAAAAAATCGTTCAGTTCAAACCATTCATCCGGCAGCGGATCCACCTGTATGCGGGCGCTATCGCATTGCTGCCAGGCCAGGTTACGCGGCGATAGCCGCAGCAACTGGCGCGATTGGGATACCGGCAGGCTGTATTGATATTCGGTCACGTGGCTGACGCTGTAACGGCAGCCGCCGTTGGCGAGGGGCGTCTGGCTCATTCTTCATTCCCGATGCTGTAGTGGGGGCCATGGCTGAAAAACCGCAGGCTGAGCCGATCGGACAGCGTATCCAGCGCTTCGCGGAGCGTTGCGATAATCACTGGCAGGCGGCCTTCTTCGGCCAACCGGTGGTCATCCAGGCCGGCAATCTGCTGGGGTAATTCAAAGAGCGTGCCGTCGGTAAACGGCCCAAACTGCGCACTCAGCTTCTGCAAATAGTCCACCAGCCCTTTGAGCAGGAACATCAGCGCGCGCGGGTTTTCCTGGTTGGTGACCAACAGCGGCAGGGCGGTTGCCAGCTCCGGGCGCTGCGAGTAACGGGAGCGGTAGGTGATGATGCTGTCGCTCAGTTCCAGCCACCATTCCAGATCCGCCTGACGGATCGCGTCTTCTTCCAGCACCAGCGTCAGCATCTGGCTGACGTGCTGCAGGCGCTCAAGGCGGCGGCCGATGCTGAGGAAGCGCCAGCCTACATCGCGCGTCATGCCATCCAGCGCAAAGCCTGAAAGCGCCATCATATAGCCGATAGCCTGATCCAGTACCGCCAGCGCTTCCGCCAGGTTCCAGCGCTGCGCCTGATGATGCTGTTCCAGCTCTTTCGCCAGCCGGTTGAGCACCCGCCAGTTATCCAACGACAGCCGTTCACGCAGGTTAAAACCGATGCGCAGCAGTTGTTGCAGCGTGCCGGCAAAGCCGTGGGGTACTTCCGGATTAAACAGCGCATCCAGCAGCAGGGCGTTCAACTGCTGCGGCGGCAAGGTATCAAGCGGCTGCTCACTGTCGTCCGGCAGCAGGCCATAGTGCTGGCACAACTGCATCACCGCCGCGTGCTGGGCTTCGCTGCCTTCGTCTTCATCCAGCCGCAGCGTGAAGGTGGTGCGCAACAGACGGGCGATGTTATCGCAGCGCTCGGTATAGCGGCCCAGCCAGAACAGGTTTTCAATGGTGCGGGTCGACAGCGTGTGGCTGGCCGGCGGCAACGCCTGCGGCGCCACGTTCAACTGCGGCGTCGGGGATGAAGGCGGCGCCAGCACCCAGGTGTCTTTACTGCCCCCCCCTTGCTGCATGGTCACGATCTGGCGGCTGTTGGGGCCGGAGATGCGCGTCAGCCCACCGGGCATAACGCGATAGCCGTCCGGGCTGGCGACGGCAAACACCCGCAGACAGGTGGCGTGGTTATGTAACTGGTAGGGCGGCCGCGGCGACAGCCCGGGCGCCTGCGACAGGCTGATCGACTCTTGGGCCACATAGTTATACGGGCGCGCGCGGATGCGCTGTTTCAAGCGGGCCAGTTCATCACTGCTTAAATCGCTGCCGGTGCAGGTTTTGATGCGCAACTGCGGGAAAGCCCCTTTGATAATCAGGTTGGGCAGGTTATCCAGCACGGTTTCCAGCGCGGCGCTTTCCCCGCACCACCAGGAGGCGACGGACGGCAGCAGCAGCGGTTGGCCGAGCACCTGCTCACACAGTTTAGGTAAAAAGCCGTACAGCGCGCCGGTTTCAATCAGGCTGGAGCCGAGCGCATTGGCGATCAGCACCTGGCCCTCGCGCGCCGCCTGCATCAGGCCGGGGATGCCCAGCGAAGAATCGGGGCGGGCCTCGAGCGGATCGCAGAAGTCGTCATCCTGGCGGCGCAGAATCACGTGTACGCGCTGCAGGCCGTCCAGCGTTTTTAGCCAGACGCAGCCTTGGGAAACCATCAAATCCTGCCCTTCCACCAGCGGGAAGCCCAGGTGCCGCGCCAGATAGGCGTGCTCGAAATAGGTTTCGTTATAGGGGCCAGGGGTCAGCACCACAATGCGTGGCGTGCCGCCTTCGCCGGCGCTGCTCGGCGCCCAGTGGCGCAGGCTTTGCTGCAGCGTGCGGAAAAAGGTATTCAGGCGCCGAACCTTCAGATCGCGGAACTGTTCCGGGAAGGCGCGGGAGATCACCGTGCGGTTTTCCAGCGCGTAGCCGGCGCCGGAAGGCGCCTGGGCGCGATCGGAAATCGCCCACCAGCGGCCGTCGGCCGAACGCGCCAGATCGACGGCGTACAGGTGCAGGTAAACGTTATCCGGGCAGGGGATGCCGTGGGCCGGGCGCAGGAAGCCGGCGTGCCCATGCACCAGCGCCGGCGGCAGCAGGCCGTCGCGCAGTAGCGTTTGGCCGCCGTAGACATCGGCCAGGATACGGTTCATCAGCTCGGCGCGCTGCATAATGCCGGATTCAATCTGTTGCCATTCTTCGTGCGCAATGATCTGCGGCAGCAGATCCAGCTCCCAGGGGCGTTTAACCCCCTGCGGATCGGCATAAACGTTGTAGGTCACGCCATTTTCGAAGATCTGGCGCGCCACATGGTTCAGGCGGCTTTGCAGTTGTTCATCGGGGTAGGCGTGCAGTTCATCGGCAAAGCGCTGCCAGTGCGGACGAAAATGACCATCAGCAGCAAACAGCTCGTCATAGTGCGCGTCCGAGTACTGGTAGCGGGTAAAAAGTGATTGCGGCATAGAGGTTACTTTCCCGTTTTCCTTAGGCTTTTGCACCAGGCAACGCCTGACTGCCGCCAGCCGACCTATTCCCGGTTTCGGCTGGCGGCGGCATTAATGCCAGCGCAAATCGAGCGTGAACGGGAAGTTCGGGTTGCGCGGCTGCGGTTCAACCGTCATTTTTCCTGGTGTATGACCCATGTGCAAGAAACGCGCCAGCCTGCGGGCTTCCGCTTCATAGGCGTTAACGGGGTGGCTATCGTAATTGCGCCCGCCCGGGTGTGCGACGTGATACTGGCAGCCGCCGAGCGAACGCTGCATCCAGTTGTCCACCAGTTCGATGGTCAGCGGCACTTGCACGCCGATGGTCGGATGCAGGCAGGCTGCGGGTTGCCAGGCCCGGTAGCGCACTGCGCCGACCGCTTCGCCGACGTTGCCGGTAGGCTGTAACGGCACTGGCTGGCCGTTAACGGTGATCAGGTGGCGATCGTCGTTGAGCCCGGTCACTCTGATCTGCAGCCGTTCCACCGATGAATCAACATAGCGCACGGTGCCGCCGATTGCACCTTCTTCACCCATCACATGCCACGGTTCCAGTGCATGGCTGATTTGCACCTGAACGCCATCGGCGCAGAATTCGCCGTGCTGCGGGAAGCGGAAGGCGAAGTGGGCATCAAACCAGCCCGGATCGAATGCGTAGCCAAATTCGCCCAGTTCGCTCAGCACATCGTTAAAGTCCTGCCGCACAAAATGGGGCAGCATAAAGCGATCGTGCAGTTCGGTGCCCCAGCGGCGCAGCCGTTGCGGCTGATAGGGCTGCTGCCAGAAACGGGCCAGCAGTGCACGCAGCAGCAACTGTTGCGCCAGCGACATTCTCGCATGCGGCGGCATTTCAAAGGCACGCAGCTCCAGCAGGCCCAGGCGGCCGCTTGGCCCATCCGGCGAGTAGAGTTTATCAATACAGAACTCAGCCCGGTGGGTGTTGCCGGCGGCGTCGATCAACAGGTTGCGCAGCAGGCGGTCGATCAGCCACGGCGGCGAGGTTTCTTCGGGCTGTGGGAAGCGGCTGAAGGCGATCTCCATTTCATATACGGAATCGTTGCGCGCTTCATCAATCCGCGGCGCCTGGCTGGTGGGGCCGATAAACAGCCCCGAGAACAGGTAGGACAGCGACGGATGGTTATGCCAGAAGCCGATCAGGCTGCGCAGCAGATCCGGGCGGCGCAGGAACGGGCTTTGTGCCGGGGTGGCACCGCCCATCACCATATGGTTGCCGCCGCCGGTGCCGGTATGGCGGCCGTCGAGCATGAATTTTTCCGTCGTCAGGCGTGACTGGTGCGCCGCGTCATACAGGAAGGTGGTTTGCTCCACCAGTTCGCTCCAGTTGGCGGCCGGCTGAATATTCACTTCGATCACGCCGGGATCGGGGGTGATGCGGAAGTTGGTCAGGCGCGGATCGCCCGGCGGTTCATAGCCTTCCAGCACCACCGGGATACCGAGTGCCAGTGAGGTGGCTTCGATGGCTTCCACCAGTTGCAGGTAATCTTCCAGCGCGCGGGTGGGGGGCATAAACAGATACAGAATGCCATTGCGTGGCTCTGCGCACAGCGCCGTGCGGGCCAGGCCGTCGGCCGACTGATGCAACGCCGGGCGCGGGATGGGCGGCTGTGGCTCTGTGGCGCCTGGCGTGCTGTCGCGATATTGCTGGCGCAACTGTTGGTAGGCCGGCAGCGACGGGAACGGTTGGTGCGGATCGGTGCTGTGAATATACGGGTAATCGCTTTTCTGCACCCAGGGCAACGAATCCAGCGGCAGGCGGTAGCCCAGCGCTGAATCCCCCGGCAGCAGGTAACAGCGCTCCTCGCGCAGGAACCACGGGCCGCTGCGCCATGGCTGATTTTCTTCCTTA is part of the Gibbsiella quercinecans genome and encodes:
- a CDS encoding DUF2126 domain-containing protein — translated: MAINIALNHVTEYRYDRRINLGPQVIRLRPAAHCRTPILAYSLKVIPETHFINWQQDPNGNYLARLVFPEPTEHFRVEVDMRVEMSVINPFDFFLEPQAEQIPFNYSAEQKIELAPYLQCQPLTPTLESYLSTIPKAPQRSAEFLVALNQQLQNHIGYTIRMAPGVQTPEETLTLRSGSCRDSAWLLVQILRNLGLAARFVSGYLLQLTPDVKSLDGPSGPEADFTDLHAWTEVYLPGAGWIGLDPTSGLFAGEGHIPLACTPEPSSAAPISGLLDECECEFEHRMEITRVDEVPRVTKPYSEAQWQAINALGYQIDSDLQANDVQLTMGGEPTFVAVDDPDGAEWNTDALGPTKRLRAAELFQRMREHYAPGGLVHFGQGKWYPGEQLPRWSLNCFWRRDGQPIAVPAMFADETQDYGVTPALAADFLQRIAQYLGVDGSDIFPAYEDTFYYLWRERKLPANVDPFDSRLDDPLERARLRNVFEQGLDAVIGHVLPLAKEENQPWRSGPWFLREERCYLLPGDSALGYRLPLDSLPWVQKSDYPYIHSTDPHQPFPSLPAYQQLRQQYRDSTPGATEPQPPIPRPALHQSADGLARTALCAEPRNGILYLFMPPTRALEDYLQLVEAIEATSLALGIPVVLEGYEPPGDPRLTNFRITPDPGVIEVNIQPAANWSELVEQTTFLYDAAHQSRLTTEKFMLDGRHTGTGGGNHMVMGGATPAQSPFLRRPDLLRSLIGFWHNHPSLSYLFSGLFIGPTSQAPRIDEARNDSVYEMEIAFSRFPQPEETSPPWLIDRLLRNLLIDAAGNTHRAEFCIDKLYSPDGPSGRLGLLELRAFEMPPHARMSLAQQLLLRALLARFWQQPYQPQRLRRWGTELHDRFMLPHFVRQDFNDVLSELGEFGYAFDPGWFDAHFAFRFPQHGEFCADGVQVQISHALEPWHVMGEEGAIGGTVRYVDSSVERLQIRVTGLNDDRHLITVNGQPVPLQPTGNVGEAVGAVRYRAWQPAACLHPTIGVQVPLTIELVDNWMQRSLGGCQYHVAHPGGRNYDSHPVNAYEAEARRLARFLHMGHTPGKMTVEPQPRNPNFPFTLDLRWH
- the ypfH gene encoding esterase; amino-acid sequence: MKHEYVVVQNPTVPAEQLFLLYHGVGDNPASMAEIGRYFAEAFPRAQVVSIGSPAAGQDSGRQWFSPQDITEENRIERVAQAMPAFIGSVRDWQQRSGVGYAATALVGFSQGAIMVLEALKAEAKLAGRAVAFGGRFAALPERGLGDSVVHLIHGADDATISTEHAQAAAQRLRTHGCDFTLDVEAGVGHAINQGMMDSALERLHFYVPQRYWDEALAGKRGELIAFR
- a CDS encoding circularly permuted type 2 ATP-grasp protein yields the protein MPQSLFTRYQYSDAHYDELFAADGHFRPHWQRFADELHAYPDEQLQSRLNHVARQIFENGVTYNVYADPQGVKRPWELDLLPQIIAHEEWQQIESGIMQRAELMNRILADVYGGQTLLRDGLLPPALVHGHAGFLRPAHGIPCPDNVYLHLYAVDLARSADGRWWAISDRAQAPSGAGYALENRTVISRAFPEQFRDLKVRRLNTFFRTLQQSLRHWAPSSAGEGGTPRIVVLTPGPYNETYFEHAYLARHLGFPLVEGQDLMVSQGCVWLKTLDGLQRVHVILRRQDDDFCDPLEARPDSSLGIPGLMQAAREGQVLIANALGSSLIETGALYGFLPKLCEQVLGQPLLLPSVASWWCGESAALETVLDNLPNLIIKGAFPQLRIKTCTGSDLSSDELARLKQRIRARPYNYVAQESISLSQAPGLSPRPPYQLHNHATCLRVFAVASPDGYRVMPGGLTRISGPNSRQIVTMQQGGGSKDTWVLAPPSSPTPQLNVAPQALPPASHTLSTRTIENLFWLGRYTERCDNIARLLRTTFTLRLDEDEGSEAQHAAVMQLCQHYGLLPDDSEQPLDTLPPQQLNALLLDALFNPEVPHGFAGTLQQLLRIGFNLRERLSLDNWRVLNRLAKELEQHHQAQRWNLAEALAVLDQAIGYMMALSGFALDGMTRDVGWRFLSIGRRLERLQHVSQMLTLVLEEDAIRQADLEWWLELSDSIITYRSRYSQRPELATALPLLVTNQENPRALMFLLKGLVDYLQKLSAQFGPFTDGTLFELPQQIAGLDDHRLAEEGRLPVIIATLREALDTLSDRLSLRFFSHGPHYSIGNEE
- a CDS encoding transglutaminase family protein, producing the protein MSQTPLANGGCRYSVSHVTEYQYSLPVSQSRQLLRLSPRNLAWQQCDSARIQVDPLPDEWFELNDFFGNHLAQFALHMPHTRLNVRVDSEVCVLPHTAQYAPQESLPWERVCQQLAAGGTEMLDPIQFLFPSPFIPIDNALSRYAMPSFTPNRPLLAALLEFTEHIFTDFSFDPTATTIATPVETVLQEKKGVCQDFAHLQIACLRSIGLAARYVSGYILTQPPPGQARMIGADASHAWVSVFCPPYGWVDIDPTNNLLPDTQHVTVAWGRDFGDVSPMHGIIFGGGAHTLEVQVTVMPQ